The nucleotide window gatcaacggcacatgtaaaacccagtagaatcgCACATTGGCtatgagaagggagggaaagaacatgattccagtaactatggaaaaatattctaaattaactaattaaataaaattccaaataaataaatgtcaggtgaatacaaaaaaaaactcccccaaaatctCTCTTCATTTGAAGGGAGGCCCATATGGGACTATGGAAATACTTAGCCTGTCCTTTCTTTTCTACGCTGAAATATTATGAGGGGAcaacgaggtggctcagtggatagagtaagaTCTAGAGACGTGGGTTCAAGttgtggattcaaatctggcctcagacccttcctccttctgtgaccctgggtaagtcacttaaactctactgcctagccctaactgtcttctgccttggacagaaggtaaggatttgggggggggggggtaatgttAGGAGACAAAACTAACATTTAGCCCCCAAAAAGAGCCCTCGTGGCACAAGGGAACAGAACGCCTATCTGAGACCAGCCTAGGTACCTTTGACTGGGTTGGACAGTCGGAGATGGCTCTCCACCAGCCGCATGCATCGGTCGTCCATGAACTCGTATGCAGACAGGATCTCTCCCAGCATTCCCTTGCAGGTACTGAAGGTTTTCAGAACTTCAGCAAAACTTGCACAGCCTTTCCACAGAAGACCAAAGCATTAGAAAGAGCCTCACTGATCGCCATCTGAAAGGCGTCTTGGTTAAATGTTGGAGGAACGtcctcccaccctcccaccctcccCACATTCCACCAGGCAGGGGTTCAAAGgccaaaacaaaaatcaaaagaaacttCCAGGTGACAGAGTGGCAAGAAGCCAGCCATGAACCTACTATGGTCCCCACGATGGCATCCGCGCCCACGAAGGGGGACAAGCCCACCTGTGTCCAGGAGAAAGTGGACTTGGGGATTTTTCCAAACCCTGAAAATGGTTCTTAGATGCCCCTCTTAGCTTAGCCTCTGAAGAGGGAACAATCTGGCCCAATCACAGGAGCAGGCAGTTGGGCTTTTTTGAGGGGTGCTGAGCACTAGAAAGCACTTAACAGGCAGTAAAAGGAGGCATGGATCCTGCTCTCAGTGACACATGGAAATGAAGGAGGGTTTCCAGTTCAAAGGGAGCCAGCACCCAGAaggctgactgactgactgaccgtGTCCTCGTTCCAAAGCCACATGACTCCATAAGGCCTTGGATGCTGGCTGCCCTTAGTTTTCACAGCCCATGCGAAGGGAAATGATTCGCCCTGGGTTGGCTCTTTGGGCTTCCCAAGCCTCCCTGTTCAGATGTGGCTCCCAACCATCACGGTAAATCAGAGGAACAAGGCGTGAGCCCTCAGAGACCAAATGGCTTCACAGAAAGCTCCCAGCAGCCCCCCAAAACTTCCCATCAGATTCTTCCCCGAGGGGTCAGCATGAGCCACCCACCCGTCCTACCTAGGAATGCCAAATTCACGGCCTTGGGTTTCCGTGGACATAGGATGGAAATAGCGGTAATGACGCCCAGTGTGCCCTCGGAGCCAATAAAGAGCTGCTTGAGGTCATAGCCGGTGTTGTCCTTCCTCAGAGAAGTCAAGCAGTCCAGAACGAGGCCGTCCGCCAGCACCTGGCACAGGAGAGAGGCAGGCATGCGGGTCAGGGCCCACAGACACCAGGGGAATGACTCTtcggaaagggagggaagaagccgaCTGAACAGCACATGGAGCAAGGGTGAGGGGCGGCTGGCATCTTCCTGGCCCTGCCCTGGCCTGGTTCCCCAGAGCTTCCCATTTAGTTGCtacatattttcattgtttgcctTTAAAACTCAAGTTTTGTGTTGCAGTTGCGCCCCCAAAGCATGGTCCTAACCCTGTAGGCTCTAAGAGAAAGTGTCCAAAATCAGGGATGTGAGAACATAAAGGAGTCCCATAAACTTGGAGCCTGTCCATCACAAGTCCAGAGATTGGAGAGATGACCCCGGGCCCTCCCACCACCATCTCCCCTCACAGAAGGGGAGATTCAGGTGAAACAAGGTTTTAGTTTTAAGAGTTTTACTTGCTCTACGGTACTTGGGACTGTACGTTTCATGTATCAGGAAAGGGATTTTTGTCTAAAATCAATGGGATTTTTATTAAGATCTTTGCACAGAAGGTCACAGAATTCTAAGGAATTACTagcaagaaaaaatgttttgcatgttaccaGTTTTACTTCGTATACTGCAGTTGGtggataattttatatttattgtgaTAGGAAATGGGTATCATCAGAATTCATGTTTTGTTCAAAAGAATTGCACACAGAAAAATGTTTCAGCACCTCTAGCAAAAGATTCTAGTTTGGGGTGGTCACAGGTACTCAGTCCTATGTCAACGTTGACCTTTTTCACACTTACACTGTTTTCTGAGGAATGTGACTTCTGCAAAaggggcgtgtgtgtgtgtgtgtgtgtgtgtgtgtgtgtgtgtgtgtgtgtgtgtgtgtgtgtaaaaccgCCCTGGGTCCTCCCAGCAAGCCTGACagcagagagggaaaggagagccGCTCCTCCCGCCGGCTCACGCCAGCTCTGTCCTTAGACAGCGGAGCCGGTGATGTGACAAATCTGGAGCCACGCCGGGTGGAGAAAGCAAACGGAGGAAATGAGCTTGTTCCTGCCAGAGGCTCCTCGTGCTCTAGGAGGCGCTCACAACGCACTGTAACAGCCTGGGAAAGGCACTGGGAGCTCCCATGTGAATGGAGGAGGCTCGCAGTTTGGGCTTCTTTGCCGGGGATCCTACAACTCGTCCTCTGAGGCGGCATCTGAACCCAGGTCACTGGACCAGCCAGAAGCACTCCCTAAGCTACTGAGGAGCAAAGATACGTCCACACGCGCACACTAGGTGGGCTGTAAAAATGGTCACAGCCTGTTACCCGGGAAGCCCCAAGCAAAACCCTTTCATTCTTATCTTAAGAATGAGGTAAGCTGTTGTGTTGTCGCTGTTGTTCCATTCGggcatgaccccattggggttttctttgcaaagccATTTCCTTCCTGGGCTCATTTGATAGACGAGGAAACGGAGGCAGCCAACCAAggttggtgacttgcccaggaccatacgGCACGTGGTACCTGGGACGAGCCATAAAAGGGACCGCTCTGGGGCTTCCAGGCAGAAGGGGGGCAAGCTAGCGAGAAAAGAGGCGTCCTGGGCCCCGAGTCGGTCAGGAGCGAGCCCAGCAGGGTCTGCGCCGGCCGGAGAACGCCGCCCCCCTTCCCAGAGGCTCCGCGGTCTCACCGCTTCCAGGCCAAGAACCGTCCCGCGCAGAGAGCCGTAGCGCAGCAGGCGGAGGCCGCCGGCGTTCGTGGCCACGTTCCCGCCGATGTGGCAGCTGCCCTTCGCCCCCAGGTCGAGCGGCATGACAAAGTCTCTCTCCTCCACGTAGCGGCTCAGCTGCTCGAGGACGCAGCCGGCCTGGCACACCAGGATCCCTGCAAAGGCGACGCGAGTTGGCGCCCGGCAGCCCCTGGCACGGCGTTTCCCATGGAGTCGGCAGGAAGTCAGGGACGGGCTCAGTCAGCAGCTACAAACTGATCCCAACTTGGCCGGTTCCTTCTGGAGTCCCAAATGGAGCCGACTGTCGCCCCCCCGCCCCGGCGGCAGGCGCCCGGCTGGGCCCAGGAAGAGCTCAGGTCCAGCGCCATAACCCCGCCCCacctccaggcctgcctctctacGCTGAGTCAGCGCGCTGCCCCTGAACCGCGGCAAAAGGACGGGGTGCCCAAGAGTCCAAACGGACCGGGTCCGAGAGTGCGTGGCTGGGAGCTGGGAACGAGGCAAGACGGCTGcggcagaggggagagaaaggctGCTCAGGGTGACCGCGACGATCCGGCCAGAGGGCCGGCGGAGCAGGGAGGACGGCTGGACTCCAGAAGGGGACAAGGCCCGGCCACGGGCCAGGACGGGGAGCTCCAACAGCCCCTGCCCCAGGCTCCTGGTTCGAGGATGAGCGCGTCCCGAGCGACTGCGGCTTCGCCCTCTCTCGCCGGCCGGCCGGATAACCGGGGCAGGGCGGGCAGAGCCGGCCTGAACCCTCCCGGCCCCTCCTTAGGCGGGCGGAGACGAGGGGACACTCACCGGACACGGCGTCGAAGCTGATGACGCGGTCCATGAGCGCCGTGGAAAGGACGATCTCGTCGAAGACGGGCACACTGCCCCCCACCATGCCCGTGTTCCCCCCCTGAGGGTTGACAGCCAAGTTCCTCTCGCTGCAGTACCTGAAACAGAGAACTCGGAGTCGGCCGCCAGGCCCCGCCCTCTGCGTGGCCCCGGATGTCGCGCCTCAGCGAGCCGCCCGGcccgctggggggggggggggggcaggcacCGCGCCCAGAGCGGAGGACCCCGAGAGAAGCCAAAGCAGCACAGTGTGAGGGGGACACGCGGGCCAAGGACTCGGCCAGGGACGAGAAACAACACGAGGAAaggctgggagggagggggatggtcagagccagaacttgaactcaagtcctcttgaCTTTGAGCTCAGTCCAGCCGGGGAAAGTCAGCCAAGGAATGAGGCTTCGCCGAGGATCCCTCGAGAGGCGTCTCCATCAGCTCTCTGCTGGGGCATCTTCCAGGTCTGAATGGAGGAACGCAGAGCCCGCCAAGATGGCGCAGAAAACGGCCTCGTGCTCGCGCTGCCTCGCAGAGTGGGGGCGCCCCAACGGGCTTATCCCAGACGAGTCCTTCGTCCCCCTCGCAGCCCCGCTCGCCGGATCGCCGGCATCCAGTCAGTCCTCGGCCCGCTCAGGGCTTGTCCAGGGCCAGCCGGCGAGGAAGCTCCAAGGGCACGGCTGAGCCCAGGCCGGCCTGTCCACCGAGCGCCTCGCGGCGCCTAACTGCTTCTCCCAGCGACGCGTCTCTGCTGGAGGGAGGCGGCGGCGCTCACGGTACACACGGCATCCGCACGTGTGCAGACGCGGCCACCACTGCGGCGGGCCTCGCAGTAGGCGGACGTGGCCTGCAGTACCttctagccgtgtgaccctgggcaagtcctctgACCGCAGGCGCCCAGGCCGGGCTGCGCTTCTACCTGGGAGCTTCTCGGAGAGAAGGCGAGGGTCTCCTCGAGAGGCGTCAGCCCTTCCCGTCTGTCCCCGCCTGCTCTGGGCCCCCTCTTAGTTCTGTTCTGCCATCACCGCTCAGCcctgaccctgagcaaatcactcccCGCAGGCCCCTGCAGACGGCGGGCAGAGAGGGCGAGAGGAGGCCGGGGGGCCGGGGGCTTCGGTCGGCTCTTCTCATGCCACCGTCCCCAGGGGCGGCCAAGTGCAGCCAGGAACAGCCATGTGTGGCCAGGAACGGCCAGAGATGGCCAAGTGCGGCCAGGAACGGCCAGGGATGGCCAAGTGCGGCCAGGAATGGCCGAGGATGGCCAAGTGCGGCCAGGAACGGCCAGGGATGGCCAAGTGCGGCCAGGAACGGCCAGGGATGGCCAAGTGTGGCCAGGAACGGCCAGGGATGGCCAAGTGCGGCCAGGAACAGCCATGTGCGGCCAGGAACAGCCGAGGATGGCCAAGTGCAGCCAAGAACGGCCGAGGATGGCCCAAGTGCGGCCAGGAACGGCCAGGAATGGCCAAGTGCAGCCGAGGATGGCCAAGTGCGGCCAGGAACGGCCATGTGCAGCCAGGAATGGCCAGGGATGGCCAAGTGCGGCCAGGAACGGCCATGTGCAGCCAGGAACGGCCAGGGATGGCCAAGTGCGGCCAGGAACGGCCGAGGATGGCCAAGTGCGGCCAGGAACGGCCAGGGATGGCCAAGTGCGGCCAGGAACGGCCAGGGATGGCCAAGTGCGGCCAGGAATGGCCGAGGATGGCCAAGTGCGGCCAGGAACGGCCAGGGATGGCCAAGTGCGGCCAGGAACGGCCAGGGATGGCCAAGTGTGGCCAGGAACGGCCAGGGATGGCCAAGTGCGGCCAGGAACAGCCATGTGCGGCCAGGAACAGCCGAGGATGGCCAAGTGCAGCCAAGAACGGCCGAGGATGGCCCAAGTGCGGCCAGGAACGGCCAGGAATGGCCAAGTGCAGCCGAGGATGGCCAAGTGCGGCCAGGAACGGCCATGTGCAGCCAGGAATGGCCAGGGATGGCCAAGTGCGGCCAGGAACGGCCATGTGCAGCCAGGAACGGCCAGGGATGGCCAAGTGCGGCCAGGAACGGCCGAGGATGGCCAAGTGCGGCCAGGAATGGCCGAGGATGGCCAAGTGCGGCCAGGAACGGCCGAGGATGACCCAAGTGCGGCCAGGAACGGCCAGGAATGGCCAAGTGCAGCCGAGGATGGCCAAGTGCGGCCAGGAACGGCCATGTGCAGCCAGGAACGGCCAAGGATGGCCAAGTGCGGCCAGGAATGGCCGAGGATGGCCAAGTGCGGCCAGGAACAGCCATGTGCGGCCAGGAACGGCCGAGGATGGCCAAGTGCGGCCAGGAACGGCCAGGAATGGCCAAGTGCAGCCGAGGATGGCCAAGTGCGGCCAGGAACGGCCATGTGCGGCCAGGAACGGCCAGGGATGGCCAAGTGCGGCCAGGAATGGCCAAAGATGGCCAAGTGCAGCCGAGGATGGCCAAGTGCGGCCAGGGATGGCCAAGTGCGGCCAGGAACGGCCAAGGATGGCCAAGTGCGGCCAGAAACGGCCAAGTGCAGCCAGAAACAGCCAGGGATAGCCAAGTGCAGCCAGGAACGGTCGAGGATGGCCAAGTGCGGCCAGAAATGGCCAGGGATGGCCAAGTGCAGCCGAGGATGGCCAAGTGCGGCCAGAAACGGCCAAGGATGGCCAAGTGCAGCCGAGGATGGCCAAGTGCAGCCAGGGATGGCCAAGTGCAGCCAGAAACGGCCAGGGATAGCCAAGTGCAGCCAGGAACGGTGGAGGATGGCCAAGTGCAGCCAGAAACAGCCAAGGATGGCCAAGTGCAGCCAGGAACGGCCGAGGATGGCCAAGTGCAGCCAGGAATGGCCGAGGATGGCCAAGTACGGCCAGGAATAGCCGAGGATGGCCAAGTGCAGCCAGGAACAGCCAGGTgggccctcctccctccctcacccagAGTCATTCCCAGTAACAGAGAATACAAATGAGTAGCAATAGTCTATCGACATCCCAAACACAGTATATGAGAGCACGTGAAATATTCATCCCCCCCCCCAGGCccgcctacacacacacacatttacacacTCACACTGAGACACACACTCGTACACTCACACACACgttcacacactcacactcagaCGCACACTcgtacactcacacacacattcacacactcaTACTCAGACACACACTcgtacactcacacacacattcacacactcacactcagaCGCACACTcgtacactcacacacacattcacacactcacactcagaCGCACACTcgtacactcacacacacattcacacactcgTACACTCAGACAcattcacacactcacactcagaCACACACTCGTACACTCACACACACgttcacacactcacactcagaCATACACTCGTACACTCACACACATTCACACTTGTACATacaaactcacacacacacaaacacattcgCCCACCTACTCACACAAACACACTTCCACAAACAAGGGCAGAGGGGAGCACTGCGGCCAGGGGCATTTCCCAACTGGCCGCGTTGCTCAGGGACTTTCCACCGTGCCCCAGAAAGCTCTCCTTTGGGAAAGCCCACCCTCGCCCACCTGGCGCCCCCTGGATTAGTGGCTGAGAGCAGGCACACCCCAGGCTCCCATCGAGGCGTCTGGGCAGAGACAGCTCCTTCCCCGCCGCCTGGCTGGGGTGCTCGGGCCCCTTCTCCCGTCACCCCTAGGGCTCCCCATTGGGCGGTGGGCCCCTCGACTCCTTTCCCTGCGGGGATCCCCAGGGCTGGGCCCGGCCGCCCGCTTCCTCAGCTTACCGGAGTATCCGCGAGACCTCCTCCGTGGTCCGGGGCTTGAGCAGCACCTGACTGCAGCCTGTCACAAAACCAAAGAGCACGTCAAGCCCACACAAGGGTTTGGCATCGTCAAACAGACAAAACGCACTCAAAGATGCTCGAACCGCAGGGGCAGCAGGGCCTCGGGGAGTCCTGCCTTCCCATCTGGGGAGACGCTTCCTGGTGGGCCGAGCCCGCCGCCGCCTGGCTCTGACCGCTCGGTCTTCCTTCTCGGACCCGAGACGCAGGACCGATGCTGAGGCAGACGGGAGGACTGACATCAAAGCCTTCTCGGAGGCGCTCCTCGTACCGGCTCATCTCACTCCAGCAGTCCTCCCTCGGCCCGGCCGGCCTTGGCCTGAGCAGCGGCAAGCAAGAGCAGGGAGCCGGCCGAGAGCAGCCCCCCTGGACGCCCTGCCCTTCCGGGCTTTAGTTACCTAGTAACAAACACTCCAGCTAGTGCTAGCCAAAGAGCTGAACAGGGCACCAAAGGTAACCCAAGAGCCGACACTGGCGGAAAATCGCCTTCTCTTTGTGGGAGAAGCCGAACAAAAAGTCCCAAAGAGAAGAATCCTGTGAAGAAGTGCAaagtggctctgtggatggagagccaggccgagagatgggaggtcctgggttcaaatcaggccttcaacacctcctggctgtgtgaccctgggcaagtcacctaacccccattgccaagcctttaccactcttctgctttagaagcaatacccagtattgattctaagacagaaggagagggcTTAAATAGCAAAGTGTTGGAAACCATTAGAAAGATTGATCTGATTCCCAGAatcaagaggaaggaaggaaggaaggaaggaaggaagggagggagggagggagggaggaagggagggagggaggaagggagaaaggaagggagggatgaaggaaggaaggaagggagggagggagggagggagggagggagggagggagggagggagggagggagggagggaggaaggaaggaaggaaggaaggaaggaaggaaggaaggaaggaaggaaggaaggaaggaaggaaggaaggaaggaaggaaggaaggaaggaaggaaggaaggaaggaaggaaggaaggaaggaaggaaggaaggaaggtaggaaagaaggaagggagggagggagggagggagggagggaaggagggagggagggaaggaggaagggagggagggaggaagagagggagaaaggaagggagggagggagggagggagggagggagggagggagggagggagggagggaggaaggaaggaaggaaggaaggaaggaaggaaggaaggaaggaaggaaggaaggaaggaaggaaggaaggaaggaaggaaggaaggaaggaaggaaggaaggaaggaaggaaggaaggaagggagggagggagggaaggactgACGGATGGATGGAAGGGGAAGTTGCCCTTGGATCCAGTGGGTTGTAGCCCTGGATCTGCCACTAACTCACTCTGGGCCTCTGACTGTGTTGCTTCCCCTCTGCAGGCCTCATCTGTTGGTCCCCCCTAGAAAATCTCAGAGGTCCCTTCTTCGGAGTCACCCATCTAAGCATTGTGCTGGGTTCTGGGGATCCAGATTGTCCTTCAATATTGCAAGTTGTCCTATGACTCGGttttagattcaggaagactagCTGGTAAGCTAATGCACATTCCCTGCAGACGTTTCTAGCACGCCAGCCAAGGTGCCCCGTGTGGGTCACAGGACAGTCAAGGGCTCTAAGGATCCCGCGAGGGCAGCCTGGCGCAAACCACAGAGCTGACATTCTCTGGTTTGTGGCATTTTGGGTAAATCCTCCCCATGACATTTCCATCTGCTCTGGGCTGTCCCAGGGAGCGCTGGGGCTGCCCGCAGCCTGCCCCAAGAACGCTTGAGAGAAACACTTCCCTCGtgactcttctgccctggaaccataCACAGTAGGGACTCgggttaaaaaaggaaagacaaagagCCGAATTGTCCCTTAATGCTCAGCAGCAGACCGGGAGCTAGTGGGGGGCCCTGCGGACGCCACCTCCAAGCCCACAGCAGCCTCCGGGGGGCCAGGGCTCTGGCCCACCTCTCCCCTCTCGGCCTCTGCACCTCCATGCTATCACCAGGCACAAGTTTTCCTGTGGCTAAGAAGGGCCTCTCCCCGGGCCCCTCCTCTCCTCTAGTGGGCATTGCAGGGTGAGCAGAGGAATCCAGAAAAGTCCCTTCAAGCCCTTCCTGAAGTCATCCCACAGCCTCCCTCTCCACAGTGGGCAGCCAGGCAGCCTACCATTGAGGGAGAGCAGGCTGCCTCCTCCAGGCAGTCCATTCCCCTTCGGGATAGCCTCATTAGCAAGAAGTCAATCTGCCTCTGGAAATCCCACCATGGCCCTCCTCCTGTCCTCTTTATGAACAGGGGGTGGTCCTGACCCTACCTCCCTGCCCCAGGCACGGCTCGGGGCTGCCTCCTGGCGAGCGTCCCCAGCGTTCAATGCCCTCCTTACGCACCCAGCAGGGACAGCCTCCACTCTGACACCCTCGCTGTGGAGCTCCCAGAGGCCGAGGAGGTCACACGCAGGCAAAGAACCCCCTTGGAAGGCTCGCAGCACCCCTACGGCACCCCAGAGCCGGGGGCTTGTGGCCAAGCACAGCAGGGCAGGAAGACCACCGCAGTCTCAGTGGGTTTGCCCagagaactccaaatggagtcacaaagaatgggACACGCCGGAACCACAACAGAAGGCGCTAGACTGCGctgggcccagagacaggaaaacCCAAGCTGAAATCTGGATGCAGTTTCCtagttgcgtgaccctgggcaggtcatttcccctcagtctgtctcagttttctcatctgtaaaatggggatagcaacAGGCCCAGCTTCCCTGGGTGGTTTGAGGCACAAAGGGGATCTCTGCGAAGCCATTTACTCCCGTAAGCTACGCCAAGACCTTCGCGCAGCCTGAGAGGCCCTTGCTTTTGGCAGCTCCCATGGCACTGTCATAGCGTCGATTCAGAaactggaggaagaggagggattgCCAGGAGAGCCGCTTTGCTGTACAGAGGAGGCAACCTGAGCCCAGAAAGTCTCGTCACAGCAAGAATAAGGCGCCGGCTGGGGCTCAATCGCAGGTCTTTGGACCCCTTCCAGCATGCCCCAGGCAATAACACACTGGCAGCCCCAGATCTGCTTCTTTTAGAGCCGTGCCTGCTGCCTCAGCGTCAATCCTGCGCattggttccacggcagaagagcagtaagagctgggcGACGGGGGCTAATGGGGGCCCAACGTCACCCGGCTAAGGATCTAagaccaaacttgaacccaggaccttccgtgTCTAGGCCCGGCTCTCGGCCCATTGAACTTCCCAGGCACTCTCCCCCCAATCGTCTTCAAACTCCTACTTCATTTCCCCTAATGCTGTACGTGACAAGTCCATGTTTTCAATGCGAGAGTAAAACTTTGCCTTATGACCACAAAAGTTCATCCCGTGACATCGATCCCACCGTTCCAGCCATTTCTGGTCCCAGATCCCATCAGGCATCGCGGGGGCTGGCTGGTCCCTGCCTCGCTTCTGCTCACTTCCGTCTCCCAGCATCATCTGGGCACTATTTATAGCGGTGTTGGAGAACCCAAGGCACGCGTGCCGGAGCATGCCGGAGGGAGGTGCTCgcccctctctgcccagcagccctgAGGCAGCGCTTCCTCCCTGCCCTATctgggtaaggcagggggctcacctGCGACACAAGGGCACACGGTCACTGGGAAACCTGGTACGTGCCGCAGGGCCAGGCAGAGCCATCAGGGCCGGCCTTCCAAGCGGCCACAGAAGCCCTGAGGCAGAGCTCCGAGCCAATCTGCACATGGGAGAGGGACGCGTCCCCCCAGACCTTCTCCAAGCCCAGCTCGTCTTCCCGTCGGGGCTCAACCCCCGCTCCGTCTTGGCAGCACCAGCTCAGGCCATCCGAGCTGCCTGGACTTGGGCACCCCAGCCAAGGAGCCTAAGCTCATGGGCTCTTGTCCAGCCCTGCCGGCTGGGGACGGCCAGGAGGACAAAGGGTTGCCCGGTGGAGGGGCTCCCAAGGAACCTGGGACTTTTCACTGACGCCGGAAGGAGGCCCCCGTCAAGCTGTGCCCACAAGCTGAAgtggaaggcaggaagaaagacTCATCCTAGAGGAGGCCCCGCTCCTCGGACCCTGGGATCGATCTCCAGTGGCTTTTGGTTCTTGTCTCTTAGTAATAAGTAACTAGATCATACTGACTGGACTCCTCATAGGGATAAAATGATCGTGTTACATCGGCTAACATAGGGTAGacggggcagctggatggctcagtggagggagagccaggcctagagacgggaggtcctgggttccaatctggcctcagccacttcccagctgggtgaccctgggcaagtcactagagccccatggcccagccctgaccgctcctctgccttggagccatacacagtactgattctaagatacaaggtgagggttttttaactaacaataaatataagtaaataaataaaacagggTAGCGGTGAATCGTGAGGCTGTGGCCCAGGAACCACCCCTTCATCCCTCTGAGGACACAGCTGAGACGGATTCGTGCCAGCCCCATCATCCAGGTAGCGCCcacttccctccctgcctcccagcCAGGCCTGGCTAGAAGAGAAGCAGGAAACGCTCTCCCAGGAAACACTTTGCCCCGTTGTGCTTCCTGAAGCCCATCAGGGCAGCTTCTGCCCGCACTGACCTCGGACCATCTTGAGCCAGTCCACATTCACGACCTCGAGCTCCCGAGCATCTGTGCAGACTCGTCCAGGGAGGACGCGCTGGAAGAAGGCCAAGTCCTCCTCGGACACCTCCGCGAAAGGCAGCCTGCGCACGGGATAGCGGTCCCGGGTCCGCGTCACCTCCTGGGATCGGGCTGCCCTCGTCCAGAAGCCTCGCCGCAGGGCGACCCCGCCAAAGCTGCAGGGCCTCCAgggcctccttccctccctcgcAGCCCGTCTCAGCAGCGCTCCCTTGTGGCCGTGCGCGAAGACCCCCAAACAACAAGGAGGGCGCCCGGAGAAAAGGCCAAGGCCTGACATGGCTCCTCTGCAATACAAAGGGGGAAATCAGCGGCTGCGGGAAAACAAGGCCAGAGCTGGTAGGCGGAGGACTCAGTGGATTGGGGATGGGAGAGGCCAAAGGGATCTTCTTAACCTGCAGGCCTGGCCAGGTCGGGCCTCTGCTCAGAAACTCCCGGGGCTCCCTAGTCCCTCAGGGAGGCCTCCACAAGGGCCCCTCCTTCCCAGGCTGCTCAGCTTCCGGCCTCTGGGCTCTTCTTCACAGGCTGGAACTCTGGGCAAGGCCCTCTCCGCGTTGGCTATGGACCGGGCCCCCCCCCAGGCTGaacccttctccctccttccctgctccCCAGCACCCCAGCTAACGTCTTCCACTAAGTGGGCCTTCAGGCTGCTGCTGTTTCTGCCCTGCTCCGCCCTGGCGGCCAGAAATGTCTGCTGGGGGCCAAATGGGGGACCCTGAAGCTCCCTGACATGTCGGGGGCTGTTATTAGATGATGATTCTCTTCGGTAAAACAGGGCAAGGGGCTCAGGCGGAGGCGGGGGCGGAGcgggagactgaggcccaggagGAGGAAGCAGGTCCTTCCGCGCCCCCcacaaaaccaaaccccaaaacaaacgCC belongs to Monodelphis domestica isolate mMonDom1 chromosome 8, mMonDom1.pri, whole genome shotgun sequence and includes:
- the D2HGDH gene encoding D-2-hydroxyglutarate dehydrogenase, mitochondrial isoform X1, which gives rise to MTLGEGGRRAHLAVPGCTWPSSAIPGRTWPSSAIPGCTWPSSAVPGCTWPSLAVSGCTWPSSTVPGCTWLSLAVSGCTWPSLAALGHPRLHLAILGRFWPHLAILGCTWPSLAISGRTWPSSTVPGCTWLSLAVSGCTWPFLAALGHPWPFLAALGHPWPHLAILGCTWPSLAIPGRTWPSLAVPGRTWPFLAALGHPRLHLAIPGRSWPHLAILGRSWPHMAVPGRTWPSSAIPGRTWPSLAVPGCTWPFLAALGHPRLHLAIPGRSWPHLGHPRPFLAALGHPRPFLAALGHPRPFLAALGHPWPFLAAHGRSWPHLAIPGHSWLHMAVPGRTWPSSAALGHSWPFLAALGPSSAVLGCTWPSSAVPGRTWLFLAALGHPWPFLATLGHPWPFLAALGHPWPFLAALGHPRPFLAALGHPWPFLAALGHPWPFLAALGHPRPFLAALGHPWPFLAAHGRSWPHLAIPGHSWLHMAVPGRTWPSSAALGHSWPFLAALGPSSAVLGCTWPSSAVPGRTWLFLAALGHPWPFLATLGHPWPFLAALGHPWPFLAALGHPRPFLAALGHPWPFLAALGHLWPFLATHGCSWLHLAAPGDGGMRRADRSPRPPGLLSPSLPAVCRGLRGVICSGSGLSGDGRTELRGGPEQAGTDGKG